One Candidatus Bathyarchaeota archaeon DNA window includes the following coding sequences:
- a CDS encoding M14 family metallopeptidase — protein sequence MAVGKVGKGSPEVLVTAGIHGDEGPWGVWAIHKMLGGVILDELKGTLRIVPVANPLAMEVDARCSPVDGLDLNRTFPGRPRGSHTERLADAITRHALGDADSVIDLHGGGSWCVNSFAFQFPGGEDLAQAFQPPIIVDGALRDSTLTGVARSQGAKVTAIEMGGRCGNEEKWAARVARGLRRALGVTGVMTSMPKEPGLPNPVKVGPSRVLRPSRGGVLFPVIGARTIGTIVEGGTVLGKLLDPITMETLEVFEAPFSETAVLLLRPRLAVIEEGAMTYVVASPEEA from the coding sequence TTGGCAGTTGGAAAAGTTGGCAAGGGCTCCCCCGAGGTCCTAGTCACAGCGGGCATACATGGTGATGAAGGGCCCTGGGGTGTTTGGGCGATCCACAAGATGCTGGGGGGCGTCATCCTGGATGAGTTGAAGGGGACCCTCCGGATTGTGCCAGTAGCGAATCCCCTTGCTATGGAGGTCGATGCTAGATGCTCTCCTGTGGATGGGCTTGATCTTAACAGAACGTTCCCTGGGCGTCCCCGTGGATCCCACACTGAGAGGCTTGCTGATGCAATAACGAGGCATGCCCTAGGGGATGCAGATTCAGTCATCGATCTCCATGGAGGGGGGAGCTGGTGCGTCAACTCCTTCGCGTTTCAGTTCCCCGGCGGCGAGGATCTGGCTCAGGCGTTCCAGCCCCCTATCATTGTCGACGGAGCCCTGAGAGATTCGACCCTTACAGGTGTGGCTCGCTCCCAAGGCGCCAAAGTTACAGCCATAGAGATGGGGGGCAGGTGCGGGAACGAGGAGAAGTGGGCGGCCAGGGTCGCAAGGGGGTTGAGAAGGGCCTTAGGGGTAACGGGGGTTATGACCTCTATGCCGAAAGAGCCGGGGCTCCCTAATCCCGTTAAAGTGGGCCCATCCCGGGTTCTTAGGCCTTCCCGGGGAGGCGTCCTCTTCCCTGTAATCGGTGCTAGAACTATCGGAACCATAGTTGAAGGGGGAACAGTTTTGGGGAAGCTACTGGACCCTATTACTATGGAGACATTAGAGGTTTTCGAGGCTCCGTTCTCTGAAACGGCGGTTCTGCTCCTTAGGCCGAGGCTCGCCGTGATAGAAGAGGGAGCGATGACATATGTTGTGGCGTCACCTGAGGAGGCTTGA
- a CDS encoding Gfo/Idh/MocA family oxidoreductase, with the protein MADKLKVGVIGAGRWANRAHLPGFTRSPLSEVVAICDMNRGLAEQRAKEYEIPDVYTDAREMIGRNDIDVIDVCTRGGPDDPDNHEKLVFTALEADKHVLCEKPVAHDYRNTWKAHRLAESKDLKTKVGFTFRYAPAMMYMMELIEGGFIGEPYIFNGFEQNSQFLSPEEPVTKRDLIPPTKKSDIKVSSLEGYGAPIIDLSLWFMGSHLTSVVGLLKNFVPFRTDYDGSRVRTNIDDGDIYIGEYENGAMCSIQSSYVTVGNYPGLEARAYGSQGALICRLVDEFGVRQTLHKATPDAVEFIPVEIPGRLFPPGHTPDEPWPSLFYCNLVHNFNQEITSCGEENQGNFAQSAMVQEIINAVEKSHRERRWVDLPLDR; encoded by the coding sequence TTGGCGGATAAGTTGAAAGTGGGGGTCATTGGGGCTGGACGCTGGGCCAACAGAGCACACCTGCCCGGATTCACCCGGTCCCCCCTAAGTGAGGTGGTGGCCATCTGTGACATGAACCGCGGGCTGGCTGAGCAGCGGGCGAAGGAGTATGAGATACCAGATGTCTACACAGACGCCCGAGAGATGATTGGGAGAAACGACATAGACGTCATAGACGTCTGTACCCGGGGCGGTCCCGACGACCCGGACAACCACGAGAAGCTTGTTTTCACGGCTCTGGAGGCTGATAAGCATGTACTGTGTGAGAAGCCAGTGGCCCACGATTATAGAAACACCTGGAAGGCTCATAGACTGGCGGAATCAAAGGATCTGAAGACGAAAGTGGGATTCACATTTAGGTACGCGCCTGCGATGATGTATATGATGGAGCTCATCGAGGGGGGCTTTATAGGGGAACCCTACATCTTCAACGGATTCGAGCAGAACTCCCAGTTCCTCAGCCCAGAGGAGCCCGTGACCAAGAGGGACCTCATTCCCCCCACGAAGAAGTCGGATATCAAGGTCTCGTCCCTTGAAGGCTACGGGGCCCCCATCATCGACCTGAGCCTCTGGTTCATGGGGAGCCATCTCACCAGCGTGGTGGGGCTGCTCAAGAACTTCGTCCCCTTCCGCACAGACTACGATGGGAGCAGGGTGAGGACCAATATCGATGACGGGGACATCTACATCGGCGAGTACGAAAACGGGGCCATGTGCTCTATCCAATCAAGCTATGTTACCGTGGGGAATTACCCGGGACTAGAGGCGCGGGCCTATGGCTCCCAGGGAGCCTTGATCTGCCGCCTGGTAGATGAGTTTGGTGTCCGCCAGACACTGCACAAGGCCACCCCGGACGCTGTGGAGTTCATCCCTGTAGAGATACCCGGCCGGCTCTTTCCCCCGGGGCACACCCCCGATGAGCCCTGGCCCTCATTGTTCTACTGCAACCTTGTCCACAATTTCAACCAGGAGATCACCTCCTGCGGCGAGGAGAATCAGGGCAACTTTGCACAGAGCGCTATGGTCCAGGAGATCATAAACGCGGTGGAAAAATCCCACCGGGAAAGACGCTGGGTAGATCTGCCCCTCGACAGGTGA
- a CDS encoding amidohydrolase family protein produces the protein MDSIKILRARRLIDGTGGEPLDYPVVVVKNGRILDLGEESAVKLPRGNTVEELSFMDGTILPGLIDSHLHIALGTRGGYMAMMEESNGIHLITGVVNAEKALAAGVTTIKEAGARDNVAKDLREAWRSGLIKAPRLLISGRPLTVPGGHFHFCNDNQARGLNEVRGRVRQFVEEEVDIIKIMASGGGTVGTNNSEASFTEGELRVAVEESHRLGKTTMAHCEAYDSIGNAARAGVDVLEHCGFILPDGSRGFDDDAANLMAERGLYYNPTLQTGSQRRDALQGKMNRGEKITKDEERILEGLEYKIKRKSENLMRMVGLGVQVVAGSDGIGLGNSAQVIRTMELMVDAGLTPIQAIASATGNGAKAMKMDHLFGTIRVGLEADIIAVQEDPSADITRIRSPLMVMQGGIVEF, from the coding sequence ATGGACTCCATCAAGATACTGAGGGCAAGGAGGCTCATCGACGGAACCGGCGGGGAGCCCCTCGATTACCCGGTCGTTGTGGTTAAGAACGGACGTATCCTAGATCTGGGAGAGGAGAGCGCCGTAAAGCTTCCTCGCGGAAACACCGTTGAGGAGTTGAGCTTCATGGATGGGACCATCCTTCCAGGACTTATCGACTCCCATCTTCACATCGCCTTGGGAACCCGAGGCGGCTATATGGCTATGATGGAGGAAAGTAACGGCATCCACCTCATAACGGGGGTCGTTAACGCCGAGAAAGCCCTCGCCGCAGGAGTCACCACCATAAAGGAGGCCGGGGCCCGGGACAATGTAGCCAAGGACCTGAGGGAAGCGTGGAGGAGCGGGCTCATTAAGGCCCCGAGGCTCCTTATCTCTGGGCGTCCCCTCACCGTCCCGGGTGGACACTTCCACTTTTGCAACGACAACCAGGCCCGGGGACTCAACGAGGTGAGGGGCAGAGTGAGACAGTTCGTGGAGGAGGAGGTGGACATCATCAAGATCATGGCCTCTGGCGGAGGCACTGTTGGGACGAACAACAGCGAGGCGTCCTTCACCGAGGGCGAACTGCGCGTCGCCGTAGAAGAGTCCCATCGTCTCGGGAAGACCACCATGGCTCACTGTGAGGCCTATGACTCCATTGGTAACGCTGCTAGGGCAGGGGTTGATGTGCTCGAGCATTGCGGGTTCATCCTACCCGATGGCTCCCGAGGATTCGACGACGATGCCGCCAATCTCATGGCGGAGAGGGGGCTTTATTACAATCCCACGCTCCAGACAGGCTCCCAACGCAGGGACGCCTTACAGGGGAAGATGAATCGGGGAGAAAAAATCACGAAAGATGAGGAGCGCATATTAGAGGGCCTCGAGTATAAAATAAAGAGAAAATCTGAGAACCTCATGCGAATGGTAGGTTTAGGCGTGCAGGTAGTGGCGGGCTCAGATGGGATTGGCCTCGGGAACTCTGCGCAGGTTATAAGGACCATGGAACTTATGGTTGATGCGGGGCTGACTCCGATCCAGGCGATAGCCTCTGCAACGGGAAACGGGGCGAAAGCCATGAAGATGGATCACCTTTTCGGTACTATCCGAGTGGGCCTCGAGGCCGATATCATCGCGGTTCAGGAGGACCCCTCAGCGGACATCACCCGGATCAGATCCCCGCTGATGGTGATGCAAGGCGGCATTGTCGAGTTCTAG
- a CDS encoding creatininase family protein yields MSWMEAEDAFKRSDTAIVPVGTFHGHGPTPISIDSRSVAWLAEKVGEKTGLITLPLSPFGENDKQKFYPGSITIAPKTLECYYTDIFRSLKRNGINRIIVLNGHGGNRETIIRAGRAARDFGIVVAIPEWWSIAKDVLPELHPEKGSYMQELAVSLFLSGKDIADFQSAGYKGEWGDKYTMRDVFGEGITPVTFNTFKFKGGIITVPIQAWDLDEEGPPELGPEVVDGLYERGKKIMEGMVDYLAEFSEAFQKADLSKALESRD; encoded by the coding sequence ATGTCATGGATGGAGGCAGAGGATGCCTTCAAAAGAAGTGATACAGCAATCGTCCCCGTGGGCACGTTCCACGGCCATGGCCCCACGCCAATAAGCATTGACTCCAGATCTGTGGCCTGGCTCGCGGAAAAGGTTGGGGAGAAGACCGGCCTCATCACACTGCCGTTGAGTCCCTTTGGGGAGAACGATAAACAAAAGTTCTACCCAGGTTCTATCACAATTGCCCCGAAAACATTGGAGTGTTATTACACTGACATCTTCAGGAGCCTCAAAAGGAATGGGATCAATAGGATCATAGTCCTCAACGGCCACGGGGGGAATAGGGAGACAATCATTAGGGCCGGGAGGGCAGCTAGGGACTTCGGCATCGTGGTGGCTATCCCCGAGTGGTGGAGTATCGCAAAGGATGTGCTCCCAGAGCTCCATCCCGAGAAAGGTTCATATATGCAGGAGCTCGCCGTCTCTCTTTTCCTCAGCGGAAAGGATATAGCCGATTTCCAGAGCGCTGGGTACAAGGGGGAGTGGGGAGATAAGTACACGATGAGAGACGTCTTCGGGGAGGGGATTACCCCCGTCACATTCAATACGTTCAAGTTCAAGGGAGGGATCATCACAGTCCCCATCCAAGCTTGGGACCTCGATGAGGAGGGCCCCCCGGAGTTGGGACCGGAAGTGGTGGATGGTCTCTACGAGAGGGGGAAGAAGATTATGGAAGGGATGGTAGATTACCTCGCCGAGTTCTCCGAGGCGTTCCAGAAAGCGGATCTCTCCAAAGCCCTGGAGTCAAGAGACTGA
- a CDS encoding amidohydrolase, which yields MSNAKVIRCGNLIDGTGAPALEDAVIVIEGSTIKTVGIGSDVSIPEGAQVIDASGKTVVPGFIDSHVHFLGIGYKIGHLQLSEAESVEEIVANLEKYIESRGLPEDKWIQGRGWDDQNLNERRYPNRYDLDAVSPDNPVALTRVCGHMIVLNSRGLEACGISKNTSNPEGGVIDKDDQGEPTGVLRDARRLVTQVIPLPSYDELRQGLRDASMLAHSLGITTVHDASRPDESGSHMSTAPYVDAREEDDLRIRAHVMTGYPQEVSGDQWLSFGTLKIGIDGSMGAQTALLYEPYENDPSTTGVYVGDKERNRKLVAEAHKKKGFIAIHAIGDRAITEALNRIEEVLTAETRKDHRYRIEHYEYPINDDIRRTVEMGVVASMQPNFVGEWGWPNGMYETRLGKERNQRTNPYNRLMNLGVHVSFGSDGMPFHALYGVWSAVNHPIARNKITVEEAIQCYTLEGAYATREERIKGSIEPGKVADIAILASDITGPDFILSTTEPEVIERAKKEQKETKAYMTILNGEIVYRAQKYR from the coding sequence TTGTCGAATGCTAAGGTGATAAGGTGCGGGAATCTTATAGACGGCACGGGAGCGCCGGCTCTGGAGGATGCTGTCATCGTCATTGAGGGGTCCACTATCAAGACAGTTGGCATTGGATCAGACGTGAGCATACCTGAGGGCGCCCAAGTTATAGATGCCTCGGGCAAGACTGTGGTTCCCGGCTTCATTGACTCCCACGTCCACTTCTTAGGGATAGGATATAAGATTGGCCACCTCCAGCTCAGCGAAGCTGAGTCGGTAGAAGAGATAGTCGCAAACCTGGAAAAGTACATCGAATCCCGCGGTCTTCCTGAGGACAAGTGGATCCAAGGTAGAGGGTGGGATGACCAGAACCTCAATGAGAGAAGATATCCCAATAGGTACGATCTTGACGCCGTCTCACCAGACAACCCAGTAGCCCTGACTCGGGTCTGCGGACACATGATTGTCCTCAACTCTCGGGGCCTTGAGGCCTGTGGGATCAGCAAGAACACCTCTAACCCGGAGGGCGGGGTCATCGACAAAGATGACCAAGGAGAGCCTACAGGGGTCCTCAGGGATGCTCGCAGACTAGTCACCCAAGTAATACCACTCCCCTCCTATGACGAGTTGAGACAAGGGCTCAGAGACGCCTCCATGCTCGCTCACAGCCTCGGCATTACCACGGTCCACGATGCAAGTCGCCCAGATGAGTCGGGATCCCACATGTCTACGGCACCCTATGTAGATGCAAGGGAGGAAGACGACCTCAGGATAAGAGCTCACGTGATGACAGGATATCCTCAGGAAGTGAGCGGAGACCAGTGGCTCAGCTTCGGCACGCTGAAGATAGGGATCGATGGCTCCATGGGAGCCCAGACGGCCCTTCTCTATGAGCCCTATGAGAACGACCCCTCTACCACCGGGGTCTATGTGGGAGACAAAGAGAGAAATAGAAAACTAGTAGCGGAGGCCCATAAAAAGAAAGGGTTCATTGCTATCCACGCCATCGGGGACAGGGCCATCACCGAGGCCCTAAACCGGATCGAGGAGGTCCTCACCGCTGAGACAAGGAAAGACCACAGATACCGGATCGAGCACTACGAGTACCCCATCAACGATGACATCAGACGGACTGTGGAGATGGGGGTGGTGGCCTCGATGCAACCTAACTTCGTGGGAGAGTGGGGCTGGCCCAATGGTATGTACGAGACCCGCCTCGGCAAGGAACGGAACCAGAGAACCAACCCCTACAACCGCCTCATGAACCTGGGCGTCCACGTATCCTTTGGCTCTGACGGCATGCCATTCCACGCCCTTTACGGCGTCTGGTCTGCGGTCAACCACCCGATAGCAAGGAATAAGATCACAGTCGAGGAGGCCATCCAGTGCTACACCCTTGAGGGAGCCTATGCGACCCGGGAGGAGCGTATCAAGGGCTCCATCGAACCTGGAAAGGTGGCGGACATCGCTATACTTGCATCGGACATAACCGGCCCGGATTTCATATTGAGTACAACAGAACCAGAGGTGATTGAGCGGGCGAAGAAGGAACAGAAGGAGACCAAAGCCTACATGACCATCCTCAATGGTGAGATCGTCTACCGCGCGCAAAAGTATCGATAA
- a CDS encoding leucyl aminopeptidase: MKIMVEKAELTEFKVPLILLGVSKEAREDSLIGGIQGPLGKMIKNVISLGDFTGKKGETSLIYTQGAIPADRVLLVGLGEGERITIEGMRKTIGSVSRRVRDMGVEKLGVSLPHISRGVLDKYEVAETITEAFVMGSYQNIHYQTKDLDKFKEIEALTIFSPDADPREIDKKASSGSIIGEAVNLCRTLAWRPGNYITPTRLAEEAGRLEGLGVKVTVFNRAEAEKIGLGSFLAVAQGTEEPPKFIIMEYGAEKKGDTVVLIGKGITFDSGGISLKPGRGMEAMKGDMTGGAVVIAAMEAIARLGINLHVVGIVPATDNMPSGKALHPGDVVTTYSGQTFEVISTDAEGRMILNDALTYAAKNYEPAAMFDFATLTGSISIALGEHAIGYFANDDTVAERIEEASKTSGERVWRMPLWEVYDKQLKSTVADFKNTGGRPGGAITAARFLNKFVMDVPWVHMDIAGVDGQKSNEGYNPKGSKGPAVRLILDVIRNWG, translated from the coding sequence ATGAAGATTATGGTTGAAAAGGCTGAATTGACTGAGTTCAAGGTCCCCCTGATCCTCCTCGGCGTGTCCAAAGAGGCGAGAGAGGACTCTTTGATAGGGGGCATCCAAGGGCCCTTAGGAAAAATGATTAAGAATGTGATCTCCCTCGGTGACTTTACGGGAAAGAAGGGAGAGACATCCCTCATCTATACCCAGGGTGCCATCCCCGCTGATAGGGTGCTCCTAGTCGGGCTAGGGGAGGGGGAAAGGATCACAATAGAGGGCATGAGAAAAACTATAGGCAGTGTCTCTAGGAGAGTGAGAGATATGGGGGTCGAAAAGCTTGGAGTGAGCCTGCCTCATATTTCCCGAGGAGTCCTAGATAAATACGAGGTTGCCGAGACCATCACGGAGGCCTTTGTCATGGGAAGCTACCAGAACATCCACTACCAGACCAAAGACTTGGACAAGTTTAAGGAGATCGAGGCACTCACGATATTCAGCCCTGATGCTGATCCCAGGGAGATTGATAAGAAGGCATCAAGTGGCAGTATAATCGGGGAGGCCGTGAACCTGTGCAGGACCCTCGCTTGGAGACCTGGGAACTATATAACCCCTACAAGGCTCGCTGAGGAAGCGGGGCGTCTAGAGGGCCTAGGAGTGAAGGTCACAGTCTTCAACAGGGCGGAGGCAGAAAAAATCGGCCTCGGCAGCTTTCTGGCGGTTGCCCAAGGCACAGAGGAGCCCCCAAAATTTATCATCATGGAGTATGGGGCCGAAAAGAAGGGCGACACTGTGGTCCTTATCGGGAAGGGGATTACATTTGACTCAGGGGGCATCAGCCTCAAACCGGGGAGAGGGATGGAGGCGATGAAAGGGGATATGACCGGGGGCGCCGTGGTCATCGCAGCAATGGAAGCCATCGCGAGGCTCGGAATTAACCTCCATGTGGTAGGCATTGTCCCCGCCACTGATAATATGCCCAGCGGCAAGGCGCTCCATCCCGGAGACGTCGTCACCACCTATAGCGGTCAAACCTTCGAGGTTATCAGCACCGACGCCGAGGGCAGGATGATCCTCAATGATGCTCTCACCTACGCTGCTAAAAACTACGAGCCGGCAGCGATGTTCGATTTTGCCACGTTGACTGGATCAATTTCTATCGCCCTTGGAGAGCATGCCATAGGATACTTTGCCAACGATGATACCGTGGCTGAGAGGATAGAGGAGGCTTCTAAAACCAGTGGGGAGAGGGTGTGGAGAATGCCACTATGGGAGGTTTACGACAAGCAACTTAAGAGCACTGTTGCCGACTTTAAGAATACAGGGGGCAGGCCTGGGGGAGCCATCACCGCCGCCCGGTTCCTGAATAAGTTCGTGATGGACGTTCCGTGGGTGCACATGGACATCGCCGGTGTCGACGGCCAGAAATCAAACGAAGGATATAATCCGAAGGGAAGTAAGGGCCCTGCCGTGAGGCTCATCTTGGACGTGATCAGGAATTGGGGCTGA
- a CDS encoding NAD(P)-dependent oxidoreductase, producing MKRVLITGITGLIGGIILADLRRDHEVTGIARRHMDGVRHFQADIYDYEAILPAFEGQDAVVHLAANGSVATPWESALKNNIMGTRNVYQACVDSGVRRVVFASSNHVTGLYENDPPYSHIVKGEYDKVDAEAIPLITHESLIRPDSHYGVSKAYGEALGRFHSEEHGLSVSCLRIGSLRPIDNPFGAVRFYATWQSHRDLAQQVRKSLERDIGFGVFYGVSDNKWRFWGIDRCKDVIGYRPRDNAEEHRAAEK from the coding sequence GTGAAAAGGGTCCTCATAACAGGGATTACAGGCCTCATCGGCGGGATCATCCTAGCGGACCTTAGGCGAGACCACGAGGTGACGGGCATCGCTAGGAGGCATATGGATGGGGTCCGCCACTTCCAAGCGGATATCTATGACTATGAAGCTATACTCCCAGCGTTCGAGGGGCAGGATGCCGTGGTCCATTTAGCCGCCAACGGCTCCGTCGCTACCCCTTGGGAGTCCGCTCTCAAAAACAACATCATGGGTACTCGTAACGTATATCAAGCCTGTGTCGACAGCGGCGTTAGGAGGGTCGTCTTCGCGAGCTCCAACCACGTCACGGGTCTCTACGAGAATGACCCCCCGTACAGTCACATCGTGAAAGGGGAGTACGACAAAGTGGACGCCGAGGCAATCCCACTGATCACCCACGAGTCTCTTATCAGGCCTGACAGCCACTATGGGGTTAGCAAGGCGTACGGAGAGGCCCTAGGCAGGTTTCATAGCGAGGAGCACGGGCTATCTGTTTCCTGCCTCAGGATTGGCAGTCTTCGTCCCATTGACAACCCTTTCGGAGCAGTTAGGTTCTACGCCACTTGGCAGAGCCACAGGGATCTCGCCCAGCAGGTTAGGAAGAGCCTTGAGCGGGACATCGGCTTCGGGGTCTTTTATGGGGTCTCCGACAACAAGTGGAGATTCTGGGGAATCGACCGGTGCAAGGATGTTATAGGATACCGGCCCCGGGACAATGCAGAGGAGCATAGAGCCGCTGAGAAATAA
- a CDS encoding MBL fold metallo-hydrolase — protein MEIEDGIHLIKNPHSTYFVSSVLIVGESLTLVDAGRVESPEASIYPAIRTLGRDPQEISLLILTHTHWDHCAGAAQIKKETSCKVAVHVNGEAYLTDPEKVTQDLTTRFPGIPSGNMAGLDAVEPEIVFTDGSRISLDGRVLEVVHTPGHSAGSCCIVEPGLGLYIAGDSIQGRGERRPLIFHDTRAYIASMKRLLGEPIKTIVNGHPFPPSRKEVLRGEDTRRQVEESIKAVKDLRTAVLNALRESNDLMSIRELHETVGVSHPFTIGCILESLEAEGDVMQEMMGGRTHWQA, from the coding sequence TTGGAGATAGAAGACGGGATACACCTAATCAAGAATCCTCATAGCACCTATTTCGTGAGCTCGGTCCTCATCGTAGGTGAGAGTCTGACCCTAGTGGATGCAGGTAGGGTGGAGTCCCCAGAGGCATCAATATACCCCGCCATAAGGACCCTAGGGAGGGACCCTCAGGAGATTTCCCTTCTTATCCTCACCCATACGCACTGGGACCATTGCGCCGGGGCTGCCCAGATTAAGAAAGAGACGAGTTGCAAAGTAGCTGTACACGTCAATGGGGAGGCCTACCTGACTGACCCGGAGAAGGTGACCCAGGACCTCACAACTAGATTTCCCGGAATACCCTCGGGAAACATGGCAGGCCTCGACGCCGTTGAACCTGAGATCGTATTCACGGATGGATCTAGGATATCCCTCGACGGGAGGGTTCTGGAGGTCGTCCATACACCAGGTCATTCCGCGGGCTCGTGCTGTATCGTCGAACCTGGACTCGGTCTGTACATTGCAGGGGACAGTATTCAGGGGAGGGGAGAGAGGCGCCCCCTGATCTTCCATGACACAAGAGCATACATCGCCTCGATGAAACGACTCCTTGGAGAACCCATCAAGACCATCGTGAATGGTCATCCATTTCCCCCCTCCAGAAAAGAGGTGCTCAGGGGGGAAGATACGAGACGTCAAGTTGAGGAGAGCATCAAAGCCGTTAAGGATCTGAGGACCGCGGTTTTAAATGCCTTAAGAGAATCCAACGATCTCATGAGCATCAGGGAGCTTCACGAAACCGTGGGGGTGTCCCATCCTTTTACGATTGGGTGTATTCTTGAATCCCTCGAGGCCGAGGGAGATGTCATGCAGGAGATGATGGGAGGTCGAACCCATTGGCAGGCGTGA
- a CDS encoding M20 family metallopeptidase, giving the protein MTVIDIAKSLISFDTSGPPAKEMPLAKWIRDFLMDLSVDVELQEVEKDRANVIAKIGEGAGPGLILSGHIDTVLAGDPALWSVSGPFEPVVRDGRVYGRGASDMKGPCASMIQAAKEIRKEGLKRQLTLVFTAGEDTGGWFVDRVLKEGKVTKEEARFGVVGEPTMLKVGRTHKGYAYASLVVNGKAAHSSRPETGINAITRGAEVLRGISELQDELNGSPHPLMGPSTIKPTLIKGGIKSNIIPNRCEITLNARLIPAHADVHTIKGWLRRLIGGSDKGYEGSVEVTVPKVRNPLDIPGNSEIVKLLTRVLGSEPVGVSYFSEAGDYTEAGIPTVLCGPGSIDQGHTANEFIAIDQLKKGVKVYKRIIEEICL; this is encoded by the coding sequence TTGACGGTTATAGATATCGCGAAATCTCTCATCTCGTTTGATACTTCGGGGCCACCGGCAAAGGAAATGCCTCTAGCCAAGTGGATAAGGGACTTCCTCATGGACCTCAGTGTGGATGTTGAGCTCCAGGAAGTCGAGAAGGACAGGGCCAACGTCATAGCAAAAATCGGGGAGGGGGCAGGACCAGGCCTGATCCTGTCAGGGCACATAGATACTGTGCTTGCTGGGGATCCAGCACTATGGAGCGTTTCAGGGCCATTCGAGCCCGTTGTAAGGGATGGTAGGGTCTACGGCCGGGGGGCTAGTGATATGAAGGGGCCTTGTGCGTCCATGATCCAAGCTGCAAAGGAGATCAGGAAGGAGGGCCTCAAAAGGCAACTCACCCTAGTCTTCACGGCGGGGGAGGACACCGGGGGTTGGTTCGTAGACCGAGTACTGAAAGAGGGAAAAGTGACTAAGGAGGAGGCCCGCTTCGGTGTAGTGGGGGAGCCCACTATGCTGAAAGTGGGCCGCACCCATAAAGGGTATGCCTACGCCTCGTTGGTGGTGAACGGCAAGGCGGCTCACAGCAGCAGACCTGAAACGGGGATCAATGCGATCACAAGGGGAGCGGAGGTCCTCCGAGGCATCTCAGAGCTCCAAGACGAGCTCAACGGGAGCCCTCATCCCCTCATGGGTCCATCCACCATTAAGCCCACACTCATTAAGGGAGGCATCAAATCAAACATCATCCCAAACCGCTGCGAGATCACATTGAATGCTCGACTCATACCTGCCCATGCAGATGTGCATACTATCAAAGGCTGGTTGAGGAGGCTAATTGGGGGGAGTGATAAAGGTTACGAGGGCTCGGTGGAGGTAACCGTACCTAAGGTCAGGAATCCCCTGGATATTCCTGGGAACAGCGAGATCGTAAAGCTTCTTACAAGAGTCCTGGGATCCGAGCCCGTCGGGGTGTCATATTTTTCCGAGGCAGGAGACTATACCGAGGCGGGGATACCGACAGTGTTATGTGGCCCAGGCAGCATTGATCAGGGCCACACCGCTAACGAGTTCATAGCGATAGACCAGCTAAAGAAGGGCGTGAAGGTGTATAAGAGGATAATTGAGGAGATCTGCCTATAA
- a CDS encoding phosphoribosyl-AMP cyclohydrolase, whose translation MKDVNIGDLNWEKMGGLIPVIAQDAGTLEVLTLAYIDQKALKMSQETGWAHYYRRSHSRVMKKGETSGNVQRITEILTDCDNDAVIYLVDQKGPACHLRERSCFHKKVTAR comes from the coding sequence ATGAAGGACGTGAACATCGGAGACCTTAACTGGGAAAAGATGGGGGGGTTGATCCCGGTAATCGCCCAGGACGCAGGCACTCTCGAAGTCCTCACCCTGGCATATATTGACCAAAAGGCCCTGAAGATGAGCCAGGAGACGGGCTGGGCCCACTACTATCGAAGGAGCCACAGCAGGGTTATGAAAAAGGGGGAGACGAGCGGTAACGTGCAAAGGATAACTGAAATTTTGACGGACTGCGATAACGACGCCGTCATCTACCTCGTGGATCAAAAGGGGCCTGCGTGCCACCTCAGAGAAAGAAGCTGCTTCCACAAGAAAGTCACTGCGAGATAG